The following are encoded together in the Bradymonas sediminis genome:
- the sucD gene encoding succinate--CoA ligase subunit alpha yields the protein MSILIDENTRVLVQGLTGSAGSFHASQMLEYGTKVVAGSTPGKGGQSVHGIPVFDTVAQAVKETGADASVVYVPPAFAADALLEAADSGIPLVIAITEGIPVQDMIAVKRYYTERGVRLVGPNCPGVISPGLCKIGIMPGHIHMQGRVGVVSRSGTLTYEAVGQLSALGIGQSTCVGIGGDPINGTDFIDVLRLFEEDEDTDAVIMIGEIGGSAEQEAAAWVKANMSKPVAGFVAGATAPRGKRMGHAGAIISGGGGTAAEKQAAMRDAGIAVAETPADMGTTLQSIYKG from the coding sequence ATGAGTATTCTCATTGATGAAAATACGCGGGTCCTGGTTCAGGGCCTGACCGGTTCGGCGGGTAGTTTCCACGCCTCCCAGATGCTCGAGTACGGCACGAAGGTTGTGGCTGGCTCGACGCCCGGCAAGGGCGGACAGTCCGTGCACGGCATTCCGGTCTTCGACACCGTCGCTCAGGCGGTCAAAGAAACCGGCGCTGACGCCAGCGTCGTGTACGTGCCGCCGGCATTCGCCGCCGACGCGCTCCTCGAAGCCGCTGATTCCGGCATTCCGCTGGTCATCGCGATCACCGAGGGCATCCCCGTTCAGGATATGATCGCGGTCAAACGCTATTATACCGAACGCGGCGTGCGTCTGGTTGGCCCGAACTGCCCCGGTGTCATCAGCCCGGGTCTGTGCAAGATCGGCATCATGCCTGGTCATATCCATATGCAGGGACGCGTCGGCGTCGTGAGCCGCTCCGGCACGCTCACCTATGAAGCCGTCGGTCAGCTCAGCGCCCTGGGTATTGGTCAGTCCACCTGTGTCGGTATCGGTGGCGACCCCATCAACGGCACCGACTTCATCGACGTGCTCCGTCTCTTCGAAGAAGACGAAGACACCGACGCCGTCATCATGATCGGCGAGATCGGCGGCAGCGCCGAGCAGGAAGCAGCTGCATGGGTCAAGGCAAATATGTCCAAGCCCGTGGCAGGCTTCGTGGCTGGCGCAACCGCCCCGCGCGGAAAGCGCATGGGCCACGCCGGTGCGATTATCAGCGGCGGTGGTGGAACCGCGGCTGAGAAGCAGGCTGCGATGCGCGACGCCGGCATTGCCGTCGCTGAGACGCCCGCAGATATGGGCACCACGCTGCAGAGTATTTACAAAGGTTAA
- the sucC gene encoding ADP-forming succinate--CoA ligase subunit beta — translation MNIHEYQAKQIFKKYGIKTPNGIPAFSVDEAVEAAKELGGNFWVVKAQIHAGGRGKAGGVKLARSLDEVRELADEILGKTLVTHQTGPEGALVRRLYIESGADIASELYLAAVVDRDSGQIVLMASTEGGVDIEAVAEETPEKIFKVYVNPMIGFADYQGRELAFKLGLEGKTVFRAASIMKKLYTAFVETDADLVEINPLVVTGDGDVIALDGKMNFDDNALFRNPEIEAMRDEHEEDPAELEAKAHGLSYVNLDGNIGCMVNGAGLAMATMDIIKHFGGDPANFLDVGGGATAETVTEAFKIITSDDRVEAIFINIFGGIMRCDVIAEGVIAAVKEVGLEVPLVVRLAGTNDKAGKEILSNSDLNIIAADTMADGAQKVIAAIS, via the coding sequence ATGAACATTCATGAGTATCAAGCGAAGCAAATCTTTAAGAAATACGGCATTAAAACGCCCAACGGCATTCCGGCGTTCAGCGTCGACGAAGCGGTTGAAGCGGCCAAAGAACTCGGCGGGAATTTCTGGGTTGTAAAAGCCCAGATTCACGCCGGCGGACGTGGTAAAGCCGGTGGAGTCAAACTCGCGCGCAGCCTCGATGAGGTTCGCGAGTTGGCTGACGAAATTCTCGGCAAGACCCTGGTGACCCACCAGACCGGACCCGAAGGCGCGCTCGTGCGTCGCCTTTATATTGAGTCCGGCGCCGATATCGCCAGCGAGCTCTACCTTGCAGCCGTCGTTGACCGCGACAGCGGTCAAATCGTCCTGATGGCCTCGACTGAGGGCGGCGTCGATATCGAAGCCGTCGCCGAGGAAACCCCCGAGAAGATCTTCAAGGTCTACGTGAACCCGATGATTGGCTTTGCCGATTATCAAGGGCGCGAGCTGGCCTTCAAGTTGGGCCTCGAAGGCAAGACCGTGTTCCGCGCTGCTTCGATTATGAAGAAGCTGTACACGGCATTTGTCGAGACCGACGCGGATCTGGTTGAGATCAACCCGCTGGTCGTGACCGGCGACGGCGATGTCATCGCTCTCGACGGCAAGATGAACTTCGACGACAACGCGCTATTCCGTAACCCGGAAATCGAAGCGATGCGCGACGAGCACGAAGAAGACCCGGCCGAACTCGAAGCCAAAGCGCACGGCTTGAGCTACGTCAACCTCGACGGCAATATTGGCTGCATGGTCAACGGCGCCGGACTTGCGATGGCCACCATGGACATCATCAAGCATTTCGGTGGTGACCCGGCCAACTTCCTCGACGTAGGTGGCGGAGCCACGGCTGAGACCGTGACCGAAGCCTTCAAGATCATCACCTCCGACGACCGCGTCGAGGCGATCTTCATCAATATCTTCGGTGGAATTATGCGCTGCGACGTGATCGCAGAGGGCGTGATTGCCGCGGTCAAAGAAGTGGGTCTGGAAGTGCCGCTGGTGGTTCGCCTCGCGGGCACCAACGACAAGGCCGGCAAAGAGATTCTGTCCAATAGCGACCTGAATATCATCGCCGCCGACACCATGGCCGATGGCGCCCAGAAGGTCATCGCTGCGATTAGCTAA
- the ndk gene encoding nucleoside-diphosphate kinase has translation MAIETTLSILKPDAIEKNIIGKIIAKFEEKGLTPVGLRMVHLSEREAGEFYAVHAERPFFGELVEFMTRGPVVVMALRGEDAVNRNREIMGATNPADADAGTIRAEFATSIGENTVHGSDSVENAEIEVNFFFSGTNLFSR, from the coding sequence ATGGCCATCGAAACAACGCTGAGCATCCTTAAGCCTGACGCCATTGAGAAAAACATCATTGGCAAAATCATCGCCAAATTCGAAGAGAAGGGCCTGACGCCGGTCGGTCTTCGTATGGTACACCTGAGCGAGCGCGAAGCTGGCGAGTTCTACGCCGTGCACGCTGAGCGTCCGTTCTTCGGTGAATTGGTTGAGTTCATGACGCGCGGCCCGGTGGTCGTGATGGCTCTTCGCGGCGAAGATGCGGTCAACCGCAACCGCGAGATCATGGGCGCCACCAACCCGGCCGACGCCGACGCCGGAACCATCCGCGCCGAGTTCGCCACCAGCATCGGTGAGAACACCGTGCACGGCTCCGACTCGGTGGAGAACGCCGAAATCGAAGTGAATTTCTTCTTCAGCGGCACCAACCTGTTTTCACGTTGA
- the rlmN gene encoding 23S rRNA (adenine(2503)-C(2))-methyltransferase RlmN, translating to MSSETINKSNSESASGDVQEAAPESNPGPSQYVLDAIETLHALEKKLKEDPSATLEPAERINLLDFSIEELQELVTEGMGERKFRANQLFGWMYARLARDFSEMTNLSKDFRTRLENVTRLAPIEFLGVQRTGADGTSKLTFKCDDNAIIETVLIPSENRNTLCISSQVGCAMGCTFCFTAKMGLRRHLTTAEIVGQVVLARQHLSEEFGRIGNIVFMGMGEPLHNYDNVLRTVHLLTHVDGLDFSRRRVTISTSGLVPQLRKLGHDADVQLAISLNGTNDEQRGQLMPVNDRWNIQELLDCVREYPLEKRQRVTFEFVMLKDITDRMEDAKRLADLVQDLPCKVNLIPFNPHPGTPFETPDEAQIDRFQAYLIKRGIHVLRRATRGRDEMAACGQLGKPGDRKLPAHLRKRLKMFHEQKEAQQG from the coding sequence ATGAGCAGCGAAACGATCAATAAATCTAATTCAGAATCTGCATCGGGAGACGTCCAAGAGGCGGCACCCGAGTCAAATCCCGGGCCAAGCCAATACGTCCTTGACGCCATTGAGACGCTCCACGCGCTCGAGAAAAAGCTCAAAGAGGATCCCTCGGCGACGCTTGAGCCCGCGGAGCGCATCAACCTGCTGGACTTCTCCATTGAGGAACTCCAGGAGTTGGTGACCGAAGGGATGGGGGAGCGCAAATTCCGCGCCAACCAGCTCTTCGGGTGGATGTATGCGCGCCTGGCGCGTGACTTCAGTGAGATGACGAATCTCTCCAAGGATTTTCGCACCCGTCTCGAGAACGTCACCCGCCTTGCGCCCATCGAGTTTTTGGGCGTGCAGCGCACCGGTGCCGATGGCACCAGCAAGCTTACCTTCAAATGCGACGATAACGCGATCATTGAGACCGTGCTTATCCCGTCGGAGAACCGAAATACCCTGTGTATTTCGAGCCAGGTCGGCTGCGCCATGGGTTGCACCTTTTGCTTTACCGCAAAGATGGGCCTTCGCCGCCACCTCACGACCGCCGAGATCGTCGGCCAGGTCGTGCTCGCGCGTCAGCATTTGAGCGAGGAATTCGGCCGCATCGGTAATATCGTCTTTATGGGCATGGGAGAGCCGCTGCACAATTACGATAATGTGCTGCGCACCGTGCACCTGTTGACCCACGTCGACGGCCTGGACTTCTCGCGTCGCCGCGTCACGATTTCGACCTCCGGTCTGGTCCCGCAACTGCGCAAGCTCGGCCACGACGCCGACGTGCAGCTCGCGATCAGCCTCAACGGAACCAACGACGAGCAACGCGGGCAATTGATGCCGGTCAACGACCGCTGGAATATCCAGGAGTTGCTTGATTGCGTGCGTGAATATCCCCTGGAGAAACGCCAGCGCGTGACCTTCGAGTTCGTTATGCTCAAGGATATCACCGACCGCATGGAAGACGCCAAGCGTCTGGCGGACCTGGTCCAAGACCTTCCCTGCAAGGTCAACCTCATCCCCTTTAACCCGCATCCCGGCACGCCGTTTGAGACGCCCGACGAGGCGCAGATCGACCGCTTCCAGGCGTATCTGATCAAGCGCGGGATTCACGTCTTGCGCCGCGCCACCCGCGGTCGCGATGAAATGGCAGCCTGCGGCCAACTCGGTAAACCCGGGGACCGTAAATTGCCGGCACATCTGCGCAAACGCCTTAAAATGTTTCACGAACAAAAAGAAGCGCAACAGGGCTAA
- a CDS encoding PfkB family carbohydrate kinase, whose protein sequence is MSLLVVGSVAFDNVETPFGKAERALGGSALYFSTSASYFTDVSLVAVVGEDFPEEATEFLHSRGVDTRGLQRTKGETFCWKGKYGFDLNEAVTLDTQLNVFGDFHPELPADYCKSTHVFLANIDPELQLEVLKQIENPEFVALDTMNFWIESKRDALIEIISKVDMVLINETEARQLADDPNIVKAAQTVLAMGPKYVVIKRGEYGALLFCEDDEPFFAPAYPLEAVFDPTGAGDTFAGGLLGFLSNNAEVTPEKLRQAMVLGGVMASFCVQEFSFNNLRDLSDDKIAKRFERFEKLVRFNCLES, encoded by the coding sequence ATGAGTTTGTTGGTTGTAGGTTCTGTCGCGTTCGATAACGTCGAGACCCCGTTCGGTAAAGCCGAGCGGGCCCTTGGCGGATCGGCTCTCTATTTTTCGACCTCGGCGAGTTATTTTACCGATGTCAGCCTGGTCGCGGTCGTCGGGGAAGACTTCCCCGAAGAAGCCACGGAGTTCTTACACTCCCGCGGCGTCGACACGCGTGGGCTTCAACGCACCAAAGGGGAGACCTTTTGCTGGAAGGGTAAATACGGTTTCGACCTCAACGAGGCCGTGACCCTGGACACCCAACTTAACGTCTTCGGTGATTTTCACCCGGAGCTGCCGGCGGATTATTGCAAATCCACCCACGTCTTCCTGGCAAATATCGACCCCGAATTGCAGCTTGAAGTCCTCAAGCAAATCGAGAACCCGGAGTTCGTCGCGCTCGACACGATGAATTTCTGGATCGAGAGCAAGCGCGACGCGCTGATTGAGATCATCTCAAAGGTCGATATGGTCTTGATTAACGAGACCGAGGCGCGTCAGTTGGCCGACGACCCCAATATCGTCAAAGCCGCTCAGACGGTGCTGGCGATGGGCCCCAAATATGTTGTCATCAAGCGCGGTGAGTACGGCGCGCTGTTGTTCTGCGAGGACGATGAGCCGTTCTTCGCCCCGGCGTATCCGCTCGAAGCGGTCTTTGACCCGACCGGCGCTGGCGACACCTTCGCGGGCGGCTTGCTCGGCTTCCTGAGCAATAACGCCGAGGTTACCCCCGAGAAGTTGCGCCAGGCGATGGTCCTGGGCGGGGTAATGGCGAGCTTCTGTGTGCAGGAGTTCAGCTTTAATAACCTGCGTGATTTGAGCGATGATAAGATCGCCAAGCGTTTCGAGCGTTTTGAGAAGCTCGTGCGATTCAACTGCCTTGAGTCGTGA